From a region of the Natranaerovirga pectinivora genome:
- a CDS encoding GIY-YIG nuclease family protein, whose product MKYEKISYLYLIVCRFKEYKFIKIGRTTDLYRRVHNIKTGCPHEITSVLIMKSEFEEEVIPMC is encoded by the coding sequence ATGAAATATGAAAAAATATCTTATTTATATTTAATAGTATGTAGATTTAAAGAATACAAATTTATAAAAATTGGTAGAACAACTGATTTATATAGACGAGTTCATAATATTAAAACAGGATGCCCACATGAAATAACGAGTGTATTAATTATGAAATCAGAATTTGAAGAAGAGGTTATCCCTATGTGTTAG